One Malaclemys terrapin pileata isolate rMalTer1 chromosome 7, rMalTer1.hap1, whole genome shotgun sequence genomic region harbors:
- the POLL gene encoding DNA polymerase lambda isoform X1, whose product MEPRGIVKAFPKRKKMRDDSERKVPPKVLKEEETGSIEEWLKPVTAYVLPAGIGRARAEIFHTQIVQKGGRVCSQLSSEVTHVIVAEDMDCDRAFRLLRLARLPPGIQLVKAAWLSLCIREEKLLDTTGYRIFIPDRYLEEGDLPKGEQQLLGSETVQPQPRKEALELKAEAQTAAILPQGPATSVQQHVEERSLQTQRVSDDEGSEGEETSVTQGDLEALISGRCPDTSSGLSSGSCTTVPPAAGKWVCAQSSDSKKENHNRHITEKLEVLGKAYTVQGDKWRALGYSKAINALKSYHKPVTSYQEACKIPGIGKRMAEKILEILESGHLRKLDHISESVAVLEVFSNIWGAGVKTAQMWYQQGFRTLDDIRTQARLTRQQAVGLKHYEDFLERMPREEAAEIEQTVREAARSLNPGLVCMACGSYRRGKATCGDVDVLVTHPDGQSHRGVFDKLLDSLRRSGFLTDDLVSQEDSGNQKKYLGVCRLPGPGRRHRRLDIIVVPHGEFACALLYFTGSAHFNRSMRALAKTKGMSLSEHALHTAVVRAPGGHKVGPGLVLPTPTERDVFVLLGLPYREPTERDW is encoded by the exons atggagcccaggggaaTTGTCAAAGCCTTTCCAAAGAGGAAGAAGATGAGGGATGACTCAGAGAGGAAGGTCCCTCCAAAGGTGCTGAAAGAGGAGGAAACCGGGAGCATTGAAG AATGGCTGAAGCCGGTCACAGCCTACGTGCTGCCAGCGGGCATCGGGCGGGCCCGAGCAGAGATCTTTCACACGCAGATTGTCCAGAAGGGGGGCCGCGTCTGCAGCCAGCTCTCCTCGGAGGTGACACACGTCATAGTGGCAGAAGACATGGACTGCGACCGGGCCTTTCGCCTCCTCAGACTGGCCAGGCTTCCCCCCGGGATCCAGCTGGTGAAGGCAGCCTGGCTGAGCTTGTGCATTAGAGAGGAGAAGCTGCTGGATACCACTGGGTACCGCATCTTCATCCCAGACAG GTACCTGGAGGAGGGAGATCTGCCAAAGGGGGAACAGCAGCTCCTGGGCAGTGAGACTGTCCAACCCCAGCCAAGGAAGGAAGCCCTGGAGCTGAAGGCTGAAGCACAGACAGCAGCCATATTGCCTCAGGGCCCAGCCACCTCAGTACAGCAACATGTGGAGGAGCGAAGCCTTCAAACCCAG AGGGTCTCTGATGATGAAGGAAGCGAAGGGGAAGAGACCAGCGTCACCCAGGGAGACCTGGAAGCACTAATTTCAGGACGTTGCCCTGACACCTCTTCGGGGCTGTCCAGTGGCAGCTGtaccacagtgccccctgctgctggcaagtGGGTTTGTGCTCAGTCCTCTGACAGCAAGAAAGAGAATCACAACCGGCACATCACAGAGAAGCTGGAAGTGCTGGGAAAAGCCTACACCGTCCAGGGGGACAAGTGGAGGGCTCTGGGCTACTCCAAAGCCATCAATGCACTCAAGAGCTACCACAAACCAGTCACCTCTTACCAG GAAGCCTGTAAGATTCCTGGGATCGGGAAGCGGATGGCGGAGAAGATCCTGGAGATCTTGGAGAGCGGCCACCTGCGTAAGCTGGACCACATCAGCGAGAGCGTGGCAGTGCTGGAGGTCTTCTCCAACATCTGGGGAGCAGGAGTCAAGACGGCCCAGATGTGGTACCAACAG ggcttcCGGACCCTGGACGATATCCGCACCCAGGCTCGTCTGACTCGCCAGCAGGCCGTAGGATTGAAGCACTACGAAGACTTCCTGGAGCGAATGCCGCGAGAGGAGGCTGCCGAAATAGAACAGACT GTGCGAGAAGCAGCCCGGTCCCTGAACCCTGGGCTGGTGTGCATGGCGTGCGGCTCGTACCGACGGGGGAAGGCCACCTGCGGCGATGTGGACGTCCTGGTTACCCACCCTGACGGGCAGTCTCACCGCGGCGTCTTCGACAAGCTGCTTGACAGCCTGCGGCGGAGCG GTTTCCTCACCGACGACCTGGTGAGCCAAGAAGACAGCGGCAACCAGAAGAAGTACCTGGGCGTGTGCCGGTTGCCCGGGCCAGGCCGGCGCCACCGGCGCCTCGACATCATCGTGGTGCCCCACGGCGAGTTCGCCTGCGCCCTCCTGTACTTCACCGGCTCAGCCCACTTCAACCGCTCCATGCGAGCGCTGGCCAAGACCAAGGGCATGAGCCTGTCAGAGCACGCGCTCCACACCGCTGTGGTGCGCGCCCCCGGCGGCCACAAGGTGGGGCCCGGCCTcgtcctgcccacccccaccgAGAGGGACGTCTTTGTGCTGCTAGGGCTGCCCTACCGGGAGCCCACCGAGCGGGACTGGTGA
- the POLL gene encoding DNA polymerase lambda isoform X2: MEPRGIVKAFPKRKKMRDDSERKVPPKVLKEEETGSIEEWLKPVTAYVLPAGIGRARAEIFHTQIVQKGGRVCSQLSSEVTHVIVAEDMDCDRAFRLLRLARLPPGIQLVKAAWLSLCIREEKLLDTTGYRIFIPDRYLEEGDLPKGEQQLLGSETVQPQPRKEALELKAEAQTAAILPQGPATSVQQHVEERSLQTQRVSDDEGSEGEETSVTQGDLEALISGRCPDTSSGLSSGSCTTVPPAAGKWVCAQSSDSKKENHNRHITEKLEVLGKAYTVQGDKWRALGYSKAINALKSYHKPVTSYQEACKIPGIGKRMAEKILEILESGHLRKLDHISESVAVLEVFSNIWGAGVKTAQMWYQQARLTRQQAVGLKHYEDFLERMPREEAAEIEQTVREAARSLNPGLVCMACGSYRRGKATCGDVDVLVTHPDGQSHRGVFDKLLDSLRRSGFLTDDLVSQEDSGNQKKYLGVCRLPGPGRRHRRLDIIVVPHGEFACALLYFTGSAHFNRSMRALAKTKGMSLSEHALHTAVVRAPGGHKVGPGLVLPTPTERDVFVLLGLPYREPTERDW, translated from the exons atggagcccaggggaaTTGTCAAAGCCTTTCCAAAGAGGAAGAAGATGAGGGATGACTCAGAGAGGAAGGTCCCTCCAAAGGTGCTGAAAGAGGAGGAAACCGGGAGCATTGAAG AATGGCTGAAGCCGGTCACAGCCTACGTGCTGCCAGCGGGCATCGGGCGGGCCCGAGCAGAGATCTTTCACACGCAGATTGTCCAGAAGGGGGGCCGCGTCTGCAGCCAGCTCTCCTCGGAGGTGACACACGTCATAGTGGCAGAAGACATGGACTGCGACCGGGCCTTTCGCCTCCTCAGACTGGCCAGGCTTCCCCCCGGGATCCAGCTGGTGAAGGCAGCCTGGCTGAGCTTGTGCATTAGAGAGGAGAAGCTGCTGGATACCACTGGGTACCGCATCTTCATCCCAGACAG GTACCTGGAGGAGGGAGATCTGCCAAAGGGGGAACAGCAGCTCCTGGGCAGTGAGACTGTCCAACCCCAGCCAAGGAAGGAAGCCCTGGAGCTGAAGGCTGAAGCACAGACAGCAGCCATATTGCCTCAGGGCCCAGCCACCTCAGTACAGCAACATGTGGAGGAGCGAAGCCTTCAAACCCAG AGGGTCTCTGATGATGAAGGAAGCGAAGGGGAAGAGACCAGCGTCACCCAGGGAGACCTGGAAGCACTAATTTCAGGACGTTGCCCTGACACCTCTTCGGGGCTGTCCAGTGGCAGCTGtaccacagtgccccctgctgctggcaagtGGGTTTGTGCTCAGTCCTCTGACAGCAAGAAAGAGAATCACAACCGGCACATCACAGAGAAGCTGGAAGTGCTGGGAAAAGCCTACACCGTCCAGGGGGACAAGTGGAGGGCTCTGGGCTACTCCAAAGCCATCAATGCACTCAAGAGCTACCACAAACCAGTCACCTCTTACCAG GAAGCCTGTAAGATTCCTGGGATCGGGAAGCGGATGGCGGAGAAGATCCTGGAGATCTTGGAGAGCGGCCACCTGCGTAAGCTGGACCACATCAGCGAGAGCGTGGCAGTGCTGGAGGTCTTCTCCAACATCTGGGGAGCAGGAGTCAAGACGGCCCAGATGTGGTACCAACAG GCTCGTCTGACTCGCCAGCAGGCCGTAGGATTGAAGCACTACGAAGACTTCCTGGAGCGAATGCCGCGAGAGGAGGCTGCCGAAATAGAACAGACT GTGCGAGAAGCAGCCCGGTCCCTGAACCCTGGGCTGGTGTGCATGGCGTGCGGCTCGTACCGACGGGGGAAGGCCACCTGCGGCGATGTGGACGTCCTGGTTACCCACCCTGACGGGCAGTCTCACCGCGGCGTCTTCGACAAGCTGCTTGACAGCCTGCGGCGGAGCG GTTTCCTCACCGACGACCTGGTGAGCCAAGAAGACAGCGGCAACCAGAAGAAGTACCTGGGCGTGTGCCGGTTGCCCGGGCCAGGCCGGCGCCACCGGCGCCTCGACATCATCGTGGTGCCCCACGGCGAGTTCGCCTGCGCCCTCCTGTACTTCACCGGCTCAGCCCACTTCAACCGCTCCATGCGAGCGCTGGCCAAGACCAAGGGCATGAGCCTGTCAGAGCACGCGCTCCACACCGCTGTGGTGCGCGCCCCCGGCGGCCACAAGGTGGGGCCCGGCCTcgtcctgcccacccccaccgAGAGGGACGTCTTTGTGCTGCTAGGGCTGCCCTACCGGGAGCCCACCGAGCGGGACTGGTGA